AGCCAAGTCATGAATTTGAATTGCTTCACTTATCCCGCCGACACGCCCAGGTTTTAATACGATTATCTTGCCAGCTTTGGCCTCAATCATCCGTTCTACATCCGCCACAGAACGAATACTTTCATCCAAAGCAATTGGCGTTTTCATTCGTCTACTCGCTTGATGATGAAGTGCCCACTCATCCTCTCCAAAAGGTTGTTCAATTAAAGTTAATCCAACATGATCAAACGATTGTAAGGCGTTTAAGCCAAGTTTAGAAAATAACCCATTGGCATCTCCAAAAAATAAGATAGAAGGATAAAATCGAATCAAATTTTCAAGCGCTTTCGGATCTGTTGTCTCATCAATCTTCAATTTCACTCTTTTGTACCCTGTTTGCATGGCTCGCTCTACTTGCTCATACATGCTTTCATTAATTGCGCCAGTTAGTACAATACCAGCATCAATTTCCTTTCGCACGCCACCGATACCTTGCCATAACGGTACATTTTTTCTTTTGGAGAATAAATCCCAAGCTGCTAAATCAATGGCCGCTTTCGCCATACGATTCCCTTTTACATGTTTCATAAGATTTAGGAATGTAGATGGATGTGTCATTTGTTGATTTAGAATAGATGGAACGAGCCAATTTTCTAATGCATCCCAACAAGTTTGTACAGTCTCTTCCGTATACCAAGGTGAGGAAAAAGCTATGCATTCACCTAACCCAATTGAACCTGTTTCCTCAACCATTTCTAACACAATGCTTTCTCTTTCTTGTACACTTTGTAAATGTGTCAAAAATGAATTTTTCAAAGGAATCGATAGACGATGTAGACGGATTTCTTTTATTGTTGAGGCAACCATTGTTTTAACTCCCGTCTTAACAGTTTATTTGATGCATTACGAGGTAATGATTCTATAAAAATAATCTCGGATGGCACTTTGTATTTTGCAAGTTGTTCCTCACAATATTTCATGAGTTCCTCTGCCTCGATTTTTTCATATACGACAACAAAAGCAACTGGAGTTTGCCCCCATTTTGGATGTTCTTTTCCACAAACACCGACTTCTCGCACTTTTGGATGAGCGGCGAGTACGTTTTCAATTTCAGCTGGGTAAATATTTTCCCCGCCTGAAATGATTAAATCAGATCGTCTATCGACGATATATAAATATCCTTCTTCATCTAAATAACCGATATCACCAGTCGGAAGCCAGCCGTCTATAAGCGGACTATTTTCTTGAAACCTTCCAATATATCCTGGTGTTACATGAGGACCCCGAATGAATACTTCACCGTGCTCATTTGCCCTCGTAGCACCATTTATTTTAATTTGATTGAAGAAAAGAGGTTTTCCTGCTGATCCAATTTTACGTAAAGCATCATTTGCAGAAAGTGTTGCAGTTTGTGAACTTGTTTCTGTCATTCCATACGTTTGAAGGATTGGGATACGGCATGCATTCGCGCGCTTTAAATAATCAATCGGAATTGAACCGCCACCAGCAAGCATTGTTTTAAATGAGGCATGCGCCTTTTTTTCTTGTCGCTCAAGTTCTAGAAGTATTTGGTTTAACATAACCGAAACGACCGACATTCG
This window of the Sporosarcina pasteurii genome carries:
- the menC gene encoding o-succinylbenzoate synthase; translation: MVASTIKEIRLHRLSIPLKNSFLTHLQSVQERESIVLEMVEETGSIGLGECIAFSSPWYTEETVQTCWDALENWLVPSILNQQMTHPSTFLNLMKHVKGNRMAKAAIDLAAWDLFSKRKNVPLWQGIGGVRKEIDAGIVLTGAINESMYEQVERAMQTGYKRVKLKIDETTDPKALENLIRFYPSILFFGDANGLFSKLGLNALQSFDHVGLTLIEQPFGEDEWALHHQASRRMKTPIALDESIRSVADVERMIEAKAGKIIVLKPGRVGGISEAIQIHDLAVQHRIPVWIGGMIELGISKAHNLALASLSQMTLPGDFSASNYFWHEDIVNPTIDVINGTITLSEKPGIGYDIDSKNIKKFRIDFRVLT
- a CDS encoding o-succinylbenzoate--CoA ligase, with product MIPNWLMQRVYLTPNKIALSYEKESWTFKQLHQVSTRYARQLKTNQLQSGDRIALLGASNVEMIFIIHACLLAGIEIVMLNNRLTDLEIAWQIEDAEVKAVLFADEFEAKVKSNKMDKISFSTVTQSVESPFEIEENWSPDRTITIMYTSGTTGFPKGVRQTVNNHTSSALSSVLNLGLEENDVWLCTMPLFHISGFSILVRSVLYGMEVRLYEKFDAKKIAREIYEGTITRMSVVSVMLNQILLELERQEKKAHASFKTMLAGGGSIPIDYLKRANACRIPILQTYGMTETSSQTATLSANDALRKIGSAGKPLFFNQIKINGATRANEHGEVFIRGPHVTPGYIGRFQENSPLIDGWLPTGDIGYLDEEGYLYIVDRRSDLIISGGENIYPAEIENVLAAHPKVREVGVCGKEHPKWGQTPVAFVVVYEKIEAEELMKYCEEQLAKYKVPSEIIFIESLPRNASNKLLRRELKQWLPQQ